A region of Salvia splendens isolate huo1 chromosome 17, SspV2, whole genome shotgun sequence DNA encodes the following proteins:
- the LOC121774826 gene encoding ferredoxin--NADP reductase, leaf isozyme, chloroplastic-like yields MAAAVSAAVSLPTSKSASLSSRTSIISPERINFNKASLHYKNVSSKVAPIRAEVSTEAPPKKEKHSKKQEEGVVVNKFRPKEPYIGKCLLNTKITADDAPGETWHMLFSTEGEVPYREGQSIGIIPDGIDKNGKPHKLRLYSIASSALGDLGDSKTVSLCVKRLIYTNDQGEIVKGVCSNFLCDLTPGAEVKITGPVGKEMLLPKDPNATIIMLATGTGIAPFRSFLWKIFFEKHDDYKFNGLAWLFLGVPTTSSLLYKDEFTKMKSKSPDNFRVDYAISREETNAKGEKMYIQTRMAEYAEELWELLKKDNTYIYMCGLKGMEKGIDDIMSSLAARDGIDWVEYKRQLKKGEQWNVEVY; encoded by the exons ATGGCTGCTGCTGTAAGTGCTGCAGTCTCTCTTCCTACCTCCAAGTCTGCTTCTCTTTCATCTAGAACATCCATTATTTCTCCAGAAAGGATCAATTTTAACAAG GCATCCTTGCACTACAAGAATGTGTCGTCTAAGGTTGCTCCTATAAGAGCTGAGGTGAGCACTGAGGCGCCTCCGAAGAAGGAGAAGCATTCCAAGAAACAGGAAGAAGGAGTAGTTGTCAACAAGTTCAGGCCTAAAGAGCCATACATTGGCAAATGCCTCTTGAACACCAAGATCACCGCAGACGACGCCCCTGGTGAAACATGGCACATGCTCTTCAGCACTGAGG GAGAGGTGCCTTACAGAGAAGGCCAATCGATTGGAATAATCCCGGATGGCATTGACAAGAACGGGAAGCCTCACAAGCTGAGGTTGTACTCGATTGCAAGCAGCGCCCTCGGTGATCTAGGAGACTCCAAGACT GTCTCCTTGTGTGTTAAGAGGCTTATCTACACCAATGATCAAGGGGAAATAGTTAAAGGAGTTTGCTCAAACTTTTTGT GCGACTTGACACCCGGTGCTGAGGTGAAAATAACTGGACCTGTTGGGAAAGAGATGCTTCTGCCAAAAGACCCTAATGCTACCATCATAATG CTTGCTACCGGAACTGGGATTGCTCCATTCCGCTCGTTTCTGTGGAAGATATTCTTTGAGAAGCACGATGACTACAAG tTCAATGGCTTAGCGTGGCTATTTCTGGGTGTTCCCACGACCAGCTCGTTGCTCTACAAAGAT GAATTCACGAAAATGAAGAGTAAAAGTCCTGACAATTTCCGGGTGGACTATGCTATAAGCAGAGAAGAGACAAACGCGAAGGGGGAAAAGATGTACATCCAGACACGGATGGCTGAGTACGCAGAGGAGCTGTGGGAGCTGCTCAAGAAGGACAACACCTACATATACATGTGCGGGCTCAAGGGCATGGAGAAGGGTATCGACGATATCATGAGCTCGTTAGCTGCTAGAGATG GGATCGACTGGGTAGAGTACAAGAGACAGTTGAAGAAGGGAGAGCAGTGGAATGTGGAAGTCTACTAA